The Myotis daubentonii chromosome 9, mMyoDau2.1, whole genome shotgun sequence genome has a segment encoding these proteins:
- the LOC132242134 gene encoding olfactory receptor 52A5-like: MFKLNGTVFMPSVLTLVGIPGLESVQAWIGIPFCAMYIVALFGNSLILVIIKSERSLHEPMYLFLAMLGATDIALSTCILPKMLGIFWFHLPKIHFDACLLQMWLIHTFQAIESGILLAMALDRYVAICHPLRHATIFTYQLLAQIGVGVTLRGALLATPCLILIKCRLKYYWTTVVSHSYCEHMAIVKLAAEDTRINKIYGLFVAFSILGFDIIFITVSYIRIFITVFSLPQKEARLKAFNTCIAHICVFLEFYLLAFFSFFTHRFGFHIPPYIHILLSNLYLLVPPLLNPIVYGVKTKQIRDRVSHIFHSKNAS, from the coding sequence ATGTTCAAGCTCAATGGCACAGTCTTCATGCCCTCGGTGCTGACACTGGTGGGGATCCCTGGTCTGGAGTCTGTTCAGGCCTGGATTGGCATCCCTTTCTGTGCCATGTACATCGTTGCTCTGTTTGGGAATTCTCTGATCCTGGTCATCATCAAATCTGAGCGCAGCCTCCACGAGCCCATGTATCTCTTCCTGGCAATGCTTGGAGCCACAGACATTGCTCTCAGTACCTGCATCCTGCCAAAAATGCTAGGAATATTCTGGTTTCATCTGCCCAAGATACACTTTGATGCCTGTCTCTTGCAAATGTGGCTTATTCACACCTTCCAGGCCATTGAATCAGGTATTCTGTTGGCCATGGCCCTGGACCGCTATGTGGCAATCTGTCATCCTCTGAGGCATGCAACCATTTTTACCTACCAACTTCTTGCTCAGATTGGGGTTGGGGTGACACTCAGAGGAGCCCTTCTTGCGACTCCATGTCTCATCCTCATCAAATGCCGGTTGAAGTATTACTGGACCACTGTGGTCTCCCATTCATACTGTGAGCACATGGCCATCGTGAAATTGGCAGCAGAAGATACTAGAATCAACAAGATCTATGGTCTGTTTGTGGCTTTCAGTATACTTGGCTTTGATATAATCTTCATCACAGTATCCTACATTCGAATATTTATAACTGTCTTCAGTCTGCCTCAGAAGGAAGCCAGGCTGAAAGCCTTTAACACCTGCATTGCCCACATTTGTGTCTTCCTTGAGTTTTATCTCctggctttcttctccttctttacCCACAGGTTTGGTTTCCACATTCCACCTTACATTCATATTCTTTTGTCCAACCTTTACCTGCTTGTCCCACCATTGCTCAATCCTATTGTGTATGGTGTGAAGACCAAACAGATTCGAGACCGAGTGTCCCACATTTTTCATTCTAAGAATGCCTCTTGA